The nucleotide window GTCAGCGTCCAGCAGGCGCAGCGCATAGTGCTGAGTGCGCTCGGTCTTGTTGATGACCTTGAGCAGGTAGATGTTCTCGATCTGGCCGTGGGCGTTTTCCCGGAACAGGCCGCGGTCCTTGATCACATCCAGCGAAACCATCGGGCGCATCTGCAAGGCCACCACCAGTGCTGCGATCATCACCCCGAGTGCAGCGACGTAGCCCAGCAGGCGCGGGCGCAGCCAGTGGGTGGTGCCGCCCTGCAAACTGTGTTCGGACTTGTAACCGATCAACCCGCGGGCGTAACCCATCTTGTCCATCACCCCGTCGCAGGCGTCGATGCACGCCGCGCATCCGATGCAGGCCATTTGCAAACCATCGCGGATATCGATGCCGGTAGGGCACACTTGCACGCATAGCGTGCAGTCGATGCAGTCGCCGAGGCCTTGTGCGCCAACGTCACTGCCTTTCTTGCGCGGGCCGCGGGCTTCACCACGGCGCGGGTCATAGGCAACCGCCAGGGTGTCCTTGTCGAACATCACCGCCTGGAAGCGCGCATACGGGCACATGTGCAGGCACACCGCTTCGCGCAGCAGGCCTGCGTTTATGTAGGTGGCAGCGGTGAAAAACAGCACCCAGAACAGCGCCACGCCGCCCAATTGCAACGTGAACAGTTCTGCGGCCAGTGGGCGGATTGGGGTGAAGTAGCCGACGAAGGTCAGCCCGGTGACTACACCGATGGCCAGCCACAGGCTGTGTTTCAGGGTGCGGCGCGCCAGTTTGTTCAGGCTCCACGGCGCGGCGGCAAGCTTGATGCGCTGGTTGCGGTCACCTTCCATTACCTTTTCGCACCACATGAACAGCCAGGTCCAGGTGCTTTGTGGGCAGCTGTAGCCGCACCACACGCGGCCGGCGTACACGGTAATGGCGAACAGGCCGAATGCGCAGATGATCAGCAGCGCCGACAGCAGGATGAAATCCTGTGGCCAGAAGGTGGCGCCAAAGATGTGGAATTTGCTTTCACCCAAGTCCCACAGCACGGCTTGGCGGCCATTCCAGTTCAGCCAGGCAGTGCCAAAAAACAGCACGAACAGGGCCCCGGCAAAGCCGATGCGCAGGCTACGGTACAGCCCGGTAAAGCTGCGGGTGTGAATGCCACTGTCGATGCGTCGCGGTTGTTGGCTGGCTGGGGCGGCGGCGATCTCTGTAAAAGGGATTCTGTTATTCATGGTTCGGTGCTCATCAGGCCTCGATCAGGCATGAGCACTATGGCCCTGAGGCTGTTATCAGCACAGGCTCAGATTTTGCGATAAAAACCGTATCAGATTAACCGCTCGGCCCCGCCAGGCCTTAGATCACCGAGCCTGGCACGCTGGTCTTCAGATGCCTGCGGCTATCCACCGCACCCGCCACGGTCAGTGCATCGGCCTCGGATTCGGTGATGGGCACGCGTTGGCCTGCGAGCAAGGCCACAGACATGCGCAGTTGTTCGTCGGTGATGATTTCGATATCGGGGCCATCACCCTCGATGCGCAGGTCTTCGCCGATCAAGGTGCAGCGTTGGGTGGCTTCGTCGATTTCAATGGGCATGGTGACGTGCTCCTGCTGGTGGTTACAGGGTGGACCACAGTGAGGGGCTGGTTGCTGCATCAACAGGCTGAGCGGCACTTTGCCCTGTGTACAGAGGTCAACCCTTGCATAGGGCTGGCCGGCCGCTTTGCGGGCACGCCCGCTCCCACAGGTCACCACACGTATCAAGAACTGTGCATTACTTGTGGGAGCGGGCATGCCCGCGAAAAGGCCGGACCTGGCCACACAATGCTCAGCATGGGGACAACTGTAATGGACGTTATCTGGCAAGCTATCCAGGCCGAATTCGCCGATGTCACCGATGAGCGCGAGGTCACTCGCATTCTCGTGCGCCTGCTGATGGCAGCCATACTTGGCGCGGTGCTGGGCTTCGAGCGCGAACACAAGGGTAAATCCGCCGGGGTACGCACCCACATGCTGGTCTCGCTGGGCGCCGCGCTGTTCGTGCTGGCACCCAGCATGGCCGGGGCTGATGAGCAGGCGCTAAGCCGGGTGATCCAGGGCATCGTCGCCGGTATCGGCTTTCTGGGTGCAGGCACCATCCTCAAGGGAAACGGCCAGGACACCAGCCATGTGAAAGGCCTGACTACCGCCGCAGGGCTATGGATGACCGCTGCCATCGGTACGGCTGCCGGCATGGGCCGCGAAGCCACGGCGTTGATCAGCACGGTACTGGCCCTGCTGGTACTGGGCACGATGCCGTTGCTGGTGGAGAAGGTCGAAGGACAGAACGAGGAGAAGCAGGAGGAGGAGGGCAGGAAGCACTAAGGCAGGAAGCACTAAGGCAGGAAGCACTAAGGGGAGCCGAAGCTCCCCCCAAAGCGTTGTTGCTTGCTCTTTTTTTATTATTGAGACCGGCTTTTTGTTGTTTTTGTCAGCCTGCCTTGGTGGTGCGAGCGACCCCCATGCGGGGTCAAGAGCAAACGTATTTTTTTGAGCGCTGACCTGCTTTCATCATTGATCCGAACCTGGCTGTAGCTACCTTGAGGTAGTTTTATTGTTCTGTGCCAGACCGCGGGGCGTACCCCTGAAAAGCGTGTCGACTCCAAAAAGATCTGCTTGCTACGCCTCTGCCGTGTTGTTCTTGTTATGTCAGAGCCGTTACCTGTTGTTTTTATTGGGTGTCACATTTTTTTTGTTCTTGTACCAAAGATATAGCAGGGTGCGTGCCAACTTTTTAAAGTCCTTTAAAATCAAGCACCTGGCGATTTCGTCGAAATCGCCAGGCCTGAAATTTTGTCGATTTGTTTCCCTGTTACCCGATTTTTTGCTGTGGAACGTGGGGCCGGTAACACTTCACCCACATGTATGTGACACCCGTGTGACTTCCTGCGCGTTACTGCGCATTGCGCGCCCGCGCTACCCGCGACCCATTGCTGCGGCCGAGCACATCGCTGATGCGTTGGCCGGCGGCGATCAGCCTGTCCAGGTCGATACCGGTAGCAATGCCCAGCCCCTGCAGCAGGTACACCACATCTTCCGTGGCGATGTTGCCGGTAGCGCCTTTGGCATAAGGGCAGCCACCCAGCCCTGCCACCGAGCTGTCAAACACATTGATACCTTCGAGGAGGCTGGCATAGACGTTGGCCAATGCCTGGCCATAGGTATCATGGAAGTGCCCGGCCAGTTGCCCGCGCGGTACCAGGGCGGAAACCACCTCGAAGAGGCGCCGGGTATCGCCGGCGGTACCTGTGCCAATGGTGTCGCCCAGCGACACCTCGTAACAGCCCATGTCATGCAGGGCGCGGGCCACCGGGGCCACCTGTTCGGCGCTGACCTTGCCTTCATAGGGGCAGCCGAGTACGCACGACACATAGCCGCGCACGCGCACACCATGGCTGCGCGCGGCCTCCATGATCGGTTCGAAGCGCTTGAGGCTGTCGCTGATCGAGCAGTTGATGTTGCGCTGGGAGAACGCTTCAGAGGCCGCTGCGAACACCGCCACTTCCTTCACCCCTGCAGCCAGGGCGTCCTCGAAGCCGCGCAGGTTTGGCGCCAGCGCCGCATACGTCACACCGGGGCGCTGCTGGATACCGGCGAACACCTCGGCGGAACCGGCCATCTGTGGCACCCACTTGGGCGAGACGAAGCTGCCCACCTCGATATAGGCCAGGCCCGCTGCGGTAAGGTCGTCCACCAGGCGCACCTTGTCGGCAACGCTGATGGGCTGGGCTTCGTTCTGCAAACCGTCGCGGGGGCCTACTTCGACCAGACGGACTTCTTTGGGCAAGGACATGGCGGGTTTCCTGTGGCGTTCAGCGGTTGTCTTTGTTGTTCAGGGTGGCGGCCAGGGCTTGTTCACAGCGCTCCTGGGCGGTGTCCAGTTCCAGTTGCATCTGGTGGATGTCAAGCATCTGCTGTTCCAGCTGGGCGCGCCGTTCGGCGATTTTCGCCAGCATGCTGTTGAGCTGTTTGAGGTTGCCGCTGGTGGGGTCGTACAGCTCGATAAGCTCGCGGCACTCGGCCAGCGAAAAGCCGATGCGCTTGCCGCGCAGGATGAGCTTCAGGCTGACCTTGTCGCGCGCCGTGTAGATACGTTCCAGGCCTCGGCGTTCGGGGCTCAGCAGGCCCTGCTCCTCATAGAAACGGATGGCACGGGTGGTGATGTCCAGCTCGCGGGACAGGTCGGAGATGCTGTAGGTCTGGGTGCTCATGCTGGGGCTCGGCGTGGGGTATGCGGTTATCCTGACTGCAGGTTGACGTATACGTCAAGCAGGGGCTGAAGATGCGTGTTGCCTTCTTCGCGGGCCTGCCCGCTCCCACAGAAGTGCGACGCTTGCGGGCCTGACGCAATCCCTGTGGGAGCGGGCAGGCCCGCGAAGAGGCCGATGCAGGTAACCACATTTCATTCCGGCTGCACCGACCGACGATAGCCATTGGGCGTCTGCCCACTCAAGCGCTTGAACCAGCGGGCAAAGTACGTCGGGTCGGTGAACCCCAGGCTGTCCGACAGCTGCCCGATGCTCATCCGCGTGTAAACCAGGTTGCGACGCGCCTCCAGCAACAAACGCTGGTGCAGCACCTGCAGCGCAGTCTGCCCACTCAGCGCCCGGCACAACTGGTTCAGTTGCAGGCTCGGAATATTCAGTCGCGCGGCGAAGTCCTCCATCGACAGGTGCTCGCGGTAATGCGCTTCGACCAGTCGCAGGTACTGCCCCAACAACTGGCGGTCACGCTCATCCCGATTTCGCGGCGCTTGACCCAGCTGCTGGCGGCGGCTGATCCACACCATCAGCGCGGTGACCAGCGCTTCGAGCATGGCCGCCCGCGCGGGGGCATTGCCCTGGTATTCCTGCTGCAAGGTGCTGATCAGGCTGCGCAGGTGCACGCGGTCCTGGCCCAGCGGGTAACACGCCGGTTTCGCAAGCACCGTCAGGGGCGCGCCCAGGCGCTGTTCCAGGTTCGCCACCAGTGCGGTGCCAAAGGTCAGCACATACCCCTGGATATCGGCACTGAAGCGAAAGCCATGCACGGTCATCGGCGGCACCACCTGGATCGCCGCCTCGCCGATGGCACTGCGCACGCCTTCGACCTCAACCTGGGCCTGGCCGCGCTGTACGTAAAGGAGCTGGAACAGTTCGGCATGCTGATGCGGCTTGATTTCCCAGTGGTGCAAACGGCTACGTGCCGGGATGGACTCGCAGTGCAACAGGTCGGTGCCGGGCCAGGCCGTGTTTTCACCATACAGCTTGAACAACGGGACGCCGGGGAGGGTGGATTTCATGCGGGCAAGCCTGTCCGTTAATCGAACGATTTTTGTAAAAGTGCAGGTTATTCATGGAATAGCACACTTAATGGGCATTTTTTGCCAGTAAAAATGCAAGGGCAAACCCTAACAGCAGATGCCGCCCCACTGCCAGTCCAGGGCCGGCATCGTCCGAACAGAGACAACAACAATGAAAACTCAGGTTGCAATTATTGGCGCAGGCCCGTCTGGCCTGCTGCTGGGCCAACTGCTGCACAAGGCCGGTATCGATAACGTCATCGTAGAGCGCCAGACGCCCGAGTATGTACTTGGCCGCATCCGCGCTGGTGTGCTGGAGCAAGGCACGGTCGATCTGCTGCGCGAAGCCGGTGTGGCCGAGCGCATGGACCGTGAAGGCCTGGTGCACGAAGGTGTCGAGTTGCTGGTTGGCGGGCGCCGTCAACGCCTGGATCTCAAAGCCCTGACAGGTGGCAAGACGGTGATGGTGTACGGCCAGACCGAAGTCACCCGTGACCTGATGCAGGCCCGTGAAGCCACAGGTGCACCGATCATCTATGCCGCCAGCAATGTCCAGCCGCATGAGCTTAAGGGCGAGAAGCCATATCTGACCTTCGAAAAAGATGGCCGGGTGCACCGGGTGGACTGCGACTATATCGCTGGCTGTGACGGCTTCCATGGCGTTTCGCGACAGAGCATCCCTGAGGGCGTGCTGAAGCAGTACGAGCGGGTTTATCCATTTGGCTGGCTGGGCCTGCTGTCGGACACACCGCCGGTCAATCACGAGCTGATCTATGCGCACCACGAACGTGGCTTCGCGTTGTGCAGCCAACGTTCGCAGACACGCAGCCGCTACTACCTGCAGGTACCTTTGCAGGACCGTGTCGAGGCGTGGTCTGACGAGCGTTTCTGGGACGAACTCAAAGCCCGTTTGCCCGCCGACGTAGCAGCTGATCTGGTGACTGGCCCAGCGCTGGAAAAAAGCATCGCGCCGCTGCGCAGCCTGGTAGTCGAACCCATGCAGTATGGCCACCTGTTCCTGGTAGGTGACGCCGCGCACATCGTCCCACCCACCGGTGCCAAAGGCCTGAACCTGGCAGCCTCGGACGTCAACTACCTCTACCGCATTTTGGTCAAGGTATACCGCGAAGGTCGTACCGACCTGCTTGAGCAGTATTCGCCGCTGGCCCTGCGCCGGGTATGGAAAGGCGAGCGTTTCAGCTGGTTCATGACCCAGCTGCTGCATGACTTCGGCAGCCACAAG belongs to Pseudomonas putida NBRC 14164 and includes:
- the ccoG gene encoding cytochrome c oxidase accessory protein CcoG, with translation MNNRIPFTEIAAAPASQQPRRIDSGIHTRSFTGLYRSLRIGFAGALFVLFFGTAWLNWNGRQAVLWDLGESKFHIFGATFWPQDFILLSALLIICAFGLFAITVYAGRVWCGYSCPQSTWTWLFMWCEKVMEGDRNQRIKLAAAPWSLNKLARRTLKHSLWLAIGVVTGLTFVGYFTPIRPLAAELFTLQLGGVALFWVLFFTAATYINAGLLREAVCLHMCPYARFQAVMFDKDTLAVAYDPRRGEARGPRKKGSDVGAQGLGDCIDCTLCVQVCPTGIDIRDGLQMACIGCAACIDACDGVMDKMGYARGLIGYKSEHSLQGGTTHWLRPRLLGYVAALGVMIAALVVALQMRPMVSLDVIKDRGLFRENAHGQIENIYLLKVINKTERTQHYALRLLDADGFTLQGTTALVIPAGEMSELPVSVAMLAERPASSSQTLSFEISERDDPAIRSVAQSRFVAPMNR
- a CDS encoding DUF3203 family protein: MPIEIDEATQRCTLIGEDLRIEGDGPDIEIITDEQLRMSVALLAGQRVPITESEADALTVAGAVDSRRHLKTSVPGSVI
- a CDS encoding hydroxymethylglutaryl-CoA lyase, with protein sequence MSLPKEVRLVEVGPRDGLQNEAQPISVADKVRLVDDLTAAGLAYIEVGSFVSPKWVPQMAGSAEVFAGIQQRPGVTYAALAPNLRGFEDALAAGVKEVAVFAAASEAFSQRNINCSISDSLKRFEPIMEAARSHGVRVRGYVSCVLGCPYEGKVSAEQVAPVARALHDMGCYEVSLGDTIGTGTAGDTRRLFEVVSALVPRGQLAGHFHDTYGQALANVYASLLEGINVFDSSVAGLGGCPYAKGATGNIATEDVVYLLQGLGIATGIDLDRLIAAGQRISDVLGRSNGSRVARARNAQ
- a CDS encoding MerR family transcriptional regulator, yielding MSTQTYSISDLSRELDITTRAIRFYEEQGLLSPERRGLERIYTARDKVSLKLILRGKRIGFSLAECRELIELYDPTSGNLKQLNSMLAKIAERRAQLEQQMLDIHQMQLELDTAQERCEQALAATLNNKDNR
- a CDS encoding MgtC/SapB family protein, with amino-acid sequence MDVIWQAIQAEFADVTDEREVTRILVRLLMAAILGAVLGFEREHKGKSAGVRTHMLVSLGAALFVLAPSMAGADEQALSRVIQGIVAGIGFLGAGTILKGNGQDTSHVKGLTTAAGLWMTAAIGTAAGMGREATALISTVLALLVLGTMPLLVEKVEGQNEEKQEEEGRKH
- a CDS encoding helix-turn-helix domain-containing protein, yielding MKSTLPGVPLFKLYGENTAWPGTDLLHCESIPARSRLHHWEIKPHQHAELFQLLYVQRGQAQVEVEGVRSAIGEAAIQVVPPMTVHGFRFSADIQGYVLTFGTALVANLEQRLGAPLTVLAKPACYPLGQDRVHLRSLISTLQQEYQGNAPARAAMLEALVTALMVWISRRQQLGQAPRNRDERDRQLLGQYLRLVEAHYREHLSMEDFAARLNIPSLQLNQLCRALSGQTALQVLHQRLLLEARRNLVYTRMSIGQLSDSLGFTDPTYFARWFKRLSGQTPNGYRRSVQPE
- the pobA gene encoding 4-hydroxybenzoate 3-monooxygenase, translating into MKTQVAIIGAGPSGLLLGQLLHKAGIDNVIVERQTPEYVLGRIRAGVLEQGTVDLLREAGVAERMDREGLVHEGVELLVGGRRQRLDLKALTGGKTVMVYGQTEVTRDLMQAREATGAPIIYAASNVQPHELKGEKPYLTFEKDGRVHRVDCDYIAGCDGFHGVSRQSIPEGVLKQYERVYPFGWLGLLSDTPPVNHELIYAHHERGFALCSQRSQTRSRYYLQVPLQDRVEAWSDERFWDELKARLPADVAADLVTGPALEKSIAPLRSLVVEPMQYGHLFLVGDAAHIVPPTGAKGLNLAASDVNYLYRILVKVYREGRTDLLEQYSPLALRRVWKGERFSWFMTQLLHDFGSHKDAWDQKMQEADREYFLNSPAGLLNIAENYVGLPYEEVV